A single window of Periplaneta americana isolate PAMFEO1 chromosome 14, P.americana_PAMFEO1_priV1, whole genome shotgun sequence DNA harbors:
- the LOC138712997 gene encoding kalirin-like — protein MGSPLLSVTGGANKSASDSLIPECATPAPEFRERLCDVIVPCGEKVELRCRLQCHPQCEVGDVNVAWRKCIGEVGVSTVIRSGGRYSVSVLEDGFLTLIIENCQPTDSGEYSCLASNDAGSAVTSANLSVTGLLDNVNGAPSVQPLTGSSVLVQWDGVPSGHYSLECCQHDSGSWVTVGGGPIQGLSNVVEGLEPGEKYSFRINSGLPSTLVTLQEQPENSTWQQDQFHRRYIELEELGHGRFSIVKRARDRGTAQEVAIKQVVEKRQSLKVTQAEYSLMARLQHSNIVRALALFEGAPQPGLDTIVMELVNGPLLFSFICKQSDEYLEATVCHYMRQLISALEYLHCQGIAYLDVKVTKKRLFQATGIYLKGSETKGT, from the exons ATGGGCTCACCTCTGCTGTCAGTCACTGGAGGAGCGAACAAGTCTGCAAGTGACTCACTGATACCAGAGTGTGCCACTCCTGCTCCGGAATTTCGGGAGAGGCTTTGTGACGTGATTGTGCCATGCGGTGAGAAAGTGGAATTGCGGTGTAGACTACAGTGTCACCCTCAGTGCGAAGTGGGGGACGTGAATGTGGCGTGGAGAAAATGTATTGGTGAAGTAGGAGTTTCGACTGTGATAAGAAGTGGAGGGAGGTACTCTGTCAGTGTGCTAGAAGACGGATTTCTGactcttattattgaaaattgtcAACCTACGGATTCCGGGGAATACTCCTGTCTGGCTTCAAATGATGCTGGCAGTGCTGTGACTTCTGCAAATCTTAGTGTCACAG GTTTGTTAGACAATGTGAATGGTGCGCCATCGGTGCAACCCCTCACAGGTTCAAGTGTACTGGTGCAGTGGGATGGAGTTCCCAGTGGACACTACTCATTGGAGTGCTGCCAACATGACTCTGGATCGTGGGTAACAGTCGGAGGAGGTCCTATACAGGGCCTGTCTAATGTTGTGGAAGGACTAGAACCCGGGGAGAAGTATAGCTTCAGGATAAATTCAGGACTTCCTTCTACCCTCGTCACTCTGCAGGAACAACCAGAAAACAGTACGTGGCAGCAAGACCAGTTTCACAGGCGGTACATCGAGCTGGAAGAGTTGGGACATGGTCGCTTTTCGATTGTGAAACGGGCGAGAGATAGGGGAACAGCACAGGAGGTGGCGATCAAGCAGGTTGTGGAAAAGCGACAGTCACTTAAAGTGACACAGGCAGAATATTCTCTAATGGCGCGTCTCCAGCACAGCAACATAGTGAGGGCTCTAGCATTGTTTGAGGGTGCCCCACAGCCTGGCCTGGACACCATCGTCATGGAGCT GGTGAACGGACCATTGCTTTTCTCCTTCATCTGCAAGCAAAGTGACGAGTATTTGGAAGCCACAGTGTGTCACTATATGAGGCAGCTGATTTCGGCACTGGAGTACTTGCACTGTCAGGGAATAGCTTATCTGGATGTCAAGGTAACGAAGAAAAGACTATTTCAAGCTACAGGAATATATTTGAAGGGGTCAGAAACAAAGGGGACTTAA